From Candidatus Brocadiaceae bacterium, the proteins below share one genomic window:
- a CDS encoding LptF/LptG family permease → MFSRLDKYILRAFFPTFFICLLIISGTYIIIDLLQRLEDFLELGGTAFVTGIRYYAYLSPVIVFQFFPAITLIAASIVLVRLSRNREILAMQVAGISLYRILLPIFIVSVFMSFVSFGDQEWIIPRIAKNLEALRQKSFDADIHKNLLVDDRASNTLFRIWKYHNKTKQMESVFILSRHENGKKKFTINADEGKWLGNEKWLLTKVTKHLYDERGRWIAPIQQRDSMEFETSISPALLEEKRLDPSLLNLDQLKKLCKNEPSNPRNYVCFHSRIAYPLTHFVLLLLGIPLVIGFERLSRNLFLRVGFCILACGIFYSLTFICSNLGNTGILHPILAAWLPIVIFGSVGILFFDMMKV, encoded by the coding sequence ATGTTTTCAAGGCTAGACAAATATATATTAAGGGCTTTCTTCCCTACTTTTTTTATCTGTCTTCTTATTATTTCAGGGACATATATTATTATTGACCTTCTTCAAAGGCTTGAAGATTTTTTGGAACTGGGAGGAACAGCCTTTGTTACAGGAATACGTTATTATGCCTATCTCTCTCCTGTCATTGTCTTTCAGTTTTTTCCCGCTATTACCTTGATTGCAGCGAGTATTGTACTTGTAAGATTATCCAGAAATCGAGAAATATTGGCTATGCAAGTTGCCGGTATTTCACTGTACAGAATATTACTGCCGATCTTCATTGTATCGGTATTTATGTCATTCGTCTCTTTCGGGGATCAAGAATGGATTATTCCAAGGATTGCAAAAAATCTGGAGGCCTTACGACAAAAATCCTTTGATGCTGATATCCACAAGAACCTCCTGGTGGACGACAGGGCAAGCAATACCCTTTTTCGTATCTGGAAGTATCACAATAAAACGAAGCAAATGGAGTCGGTATTTATCCTTTCAAGACACGAAAACGGCAAAAAAAAATTCACCATCAATGCTGATGAAGGAAAGTGGCTGGGGAATGAAAAATGGTTGCTTACCAAGGTGACAAAACATCTTTATGATGAACGCGGGAGGTGGATTGCCCCGATACAACAGAGGGATAGTATGGAGTTTGAGACGTCGATATCTCCTGCTCTGCTTGAAGAGAAAAGGCTGGACCCCAGTCTGTTGAATCTTGATCAATTAAAGAAGTTGTGCAAAAATGAACCTTCTAATCCAAGAAATTATGTGTGTTTCCATTCCAGGATTGCATATCCCCTTACTCACTTTGTATTGCTTTTGCTTGGTATTCCTCTCGTAATTGGTTTTGAAAGGTTAAGCAGAAATTTATTTTTGCGTGTCGGCTTTTGTATTCTTGCTTGTGGGATTTTTTATTCACTGACCTTTATCTGTTCCAATCTTGGTAATACAGGAATACTTCATCCTATACTTGCAGCGTGGTTGCCTATCGTCATTTTTGGCTCAGTAGGGATATTATTTTTTGATATGATGAAGGTATGA
- a CDS encoding rhomboid family intramembrane serine protease, translated as MIPIRDRNPSGIFPYITVGIILVNVLVFLFELSLGGQLSSFLFQFGVVPARVSSYQEISDATFTNTYFPFFSYMFLHGGFIHLIGNMWYLWIFGDNIEDMLGRVRYILFYLMCGIGSAVVHVYINSESSFPCIGASGAVAGVLGAYMISYPKARVLVVLPLFIVWQLIELPALVVLGFWFLLQFFSGAASISSAAQGSGVAWWAHIGGFILGITLIKILRKT; from the coding sequence ATGATACCAATCCGTGACAGAAATCCCTCAGGAATCTTTCCTTACATTACTGTCGGAATTATCCTGGTCAACGTCCTGGTATTTCTGTTCGAACTCAGTTTAGGCGGACAACTCAGTTCCTTTCTTTTTCAGTTCGGTGTAGTTCCGGCAAGAGTTTCCTCTTATCAAGAAATTTCCGATGCTACTTTTACGAATACCTATTTCCCTTTTTTCAGTTATATGTTCCTGCATGGAGGCTTTATACACCTTATCGGGAATATGTGGTATTTATGGATTTTCGGGGATAATATAGAGGACATGCTTGGGAGAGTCCGATATATTTTGTTTTATCTCATGTGCGGAATCGGGTCTGCCGTTGTACATGTGTATATAAACAGTGAGTCCTCCTTTCCGTGTATAGGGGCCAGCGGAGCGGTTGCCGGTGTATTGGGCGCCTATATGATCAGCTACCCAAAGGCCCGTGTGCTTGTCGTTTTACCTCTCTTTATTGTTTGGCAACTCATTGAATTGCCGGCCCTTGTCGTCCTTGGCTTCTGGTTCCTCCTTCAGTTTTTCAGCGGCGCTGCATCCATTTCTTCTGCTGCACAGGGCAGCGGGGTTGCGTGGTGGGCTCATATTGGAGGATTTATTTTAGGCATAACTCTCATAAAAATTCTTCGCAAGACTTAA
- the rpmA gene encoding 50S ribosomal protein L27, with amino-acid sequence MAHKKGQGSSKNGRDSNPQMRGIKKYGGQVVTTGSIIVRQCGTKFKPGKNVGLGRDYTIFSLVDGVVKFESRQRVSVYPGVN; translated from the coding sequence ATGGCGCATAAGAAAGGGCAAGGTTCATCAAAAAACGGAAGAGATAGCAACCCCCAAATGAGAGGGATAAAAAAATATGGGGGGCAAGTGGTAACAACAGGTTCAATAATTGTCAGGCAATGCGGCACGAAGTTTAAACCCGGGAAAAATGTAGGTTTGGGGCGTGATTATACAATCTTTTCCCTGGTAGATGGTGTCGTAAAATTTGAATCGAGACAACGTGTGAGCGTTTATCCAGGAGTTAATTAG
- a CDS encoding Rne/Rng family ribonuclease: protein MNKRMLINAVEPEECRIAILENNVLEELYIERSSHGRIAGNIYKGKVVNIEPSIEAAFVDIGLKKNGFLHVSDVLRPAGAGDHTNGCGAGARSHREVYKIRDILQQGQEVLVQVTKESIGAKGPSLTTYISLPGRYLVLMPDVPRYGVSRKITDEEERKRLKKILEGLNSPQNIGFIIRTAGIQQTKREIQKDFHYLLKLWKNIEKQAKNTSAPSVIYQESDLVIRVIRDIFNTDIREIIVDLESVYERTRDFLRMIMPKYEKRLTFYNENKPLFHKYNLEKEIEEINCKKILLRRGGSIVLEQTEALVAIDVNSGKFKEESDPEETSFKTNLKAAKEIARQIRLRDLGGVVVIDFIDMREEKHIHAVEKTLSEILKRDRARTKMLKMSKFGTIELTRQRIRTCLRDVLFSECKLCRGTGYKKTLESLCLNVMRDVKFAIHFPQIVKIEIYADHEVANYLQNQKRKQLTEIETTYNKKINIISSSDYEFGKIEINHLNSKNETVTV from the coding sequence ATGAACAAGAGGATGCTCATTAACGCAGTTGAACCCGAAGAGTGCCGCATTGCCATTTTGGAAAACAATGTTTTAGAGGAACTCTACATTGAACGAAGTTCTCATGGGCGGATAGCAGGAAATATTTATAAAGGTAAGGTTGTAAACATTGAACCCAGTATAGAGGCGGCATTTGTAGATATAGGGCTCAAGAAAAACGGATTTCTTCACGTATCGGATGTGTTGCGCCCCGCGGGAGCCGGAGACCACACAAATGGGTGTGGGGCAGGCGCCAGATCTCATCGGGAAGTTTATAAAATACGTGATATTTTACAGCAGGGACAAGAAGTGCTGGTACAGGTAACAAAGGAAAGTATTGGCGCAAAGGGCCCAAGCCTGACAACTTATATCAGTTTACCGGGGAGATATTTGGTTTTAATGCCTGATGTACCTCGCTATGGAGTTTCAAGAAAGATAACGGATGAAGAAGAGCGGAAAAGGTTAAAAAAAATTCTTGAAGGTTTAAATTCCCCTCAAAATATTGGATTCATCATACGAACGGCCGGCATACAGCAAACCAAGAGAGAAATTCAAAAAGATTTTCATTATTTATTAAAGTTGTGGAAAAACATTGAAAAACAGGCAAAGAATACGAGTGCACCTTCCGTAATTTACCAGGAAAGTGATTTGGTTATTCGTGTCATACGGGATATCTTTAATACGGATATAAGAGAAATTATTGTAGATCTGGAATCAGTCTATGAAAGAACACGAGATTTTCTTCGCATGATCATGCCAAAATACGAAAAACGGCTGACTTTTTACAATGAAAATAAACCATTATTTCATAAGTATAATCTGGAAAAAGAAATTGAGGAGATAAATTGTAAGAAAATTCTGTTGCGTCGCGGGGGTTCTATTGTGCTTGAACAAACGGAAGCTCTTGTGGCTATTGATGTTAACAGTGGTAAATTTAAGGAGGAGAGTGATCCGGAAGAAACTTCCTTTAAGACCAACCTCAAAGCGGCAAAAGAAATTGCGCGCCAGATACGATTGCGTGACCTAGGGGGGGTTGTGGTGATTGATTTTATTGATATGCGGGAAGAAAAGCATATTCATGCGGTAGAAAAGACGTTGTCAGAGATATTAAAGAGGGACAGGGCTCGTACAAAGATGCTTAAGATGTCAAAATTTGGCACAATAGAACTCACGAGGCAAAGGATTCGAACGTGCCTTCGGGATGTTCTTTTTTCAGAGTGCAAATTGTGCCGGGGAACGGGATACAAAAAGACCCTTGAAAGTCTCTGTTTAAATGTTATGAGGGATGTAAAATTCGCTATTCATTTCCCCCAAATTGTTAAAATAGAAATCTATGCTGACCATGAAGTTGCCAATTATCTACAAAATCAGAAGAGAAAGCAATTAACAGAAATCGAAACAACGTATAATAAGAAAATTAATATTATTAGCAGTAGTGACTACGAATTTGGTAAAATAGAAATTAATCATTTAAATAGTAAAAACGAAACAGTAACGGTGTGA
- the folK gene encoding 2-amino-4-hydroxy-6-hydroxymethyldihydropteridine diphosphokinase encodes MELVCIGLGSNLGDRARNLFHAYRLITNNKEVHPLRLSRFYETTPVGIRSQPMFLNAALTLETSLSPHLLLEKCQYIEDCMGRIRTVKWGPRNIDIDILLYGDTIIDNDLLKIPHPLMHTRQFVLRPLAEIGPDIIHPLLKKSILLLYNEL; translated from the coding sequence ATGGAACTGGTTTGTATTGGTCTGGGGTCGAATCTGGGAGATAGGGCAAGAAATTTATTTCATGCGTACAGGCTGATTACAAACAATAAAGAGGTGCATCCGTTAAGACTTTCTCGTTTTTACGAAACAACGCCTGTGGGTATACGTTCACAGCCAATGTTTTTAAATGCGGCGCTTACACTTGAAACATCGCTGTCTCCCCATCTTTTACTTGAAAAGTGCCAATACATAGAAGACTGTATGGGCAGAATTCGTACCGTAAAATGGGGTCCGAGAAATATAGATATTGATATTTTGCTTTACGGGGATACAATTATCGATAATGATCTGTTAAAAATACCCCACCCCTTGATGCATACACGACAGTTTGTTTTAAGGCCATTAGCTGAAATCGGACCAGACATTATACATCCCCTCCTCAAAAAATCTATTTTGCTCTTGTATAATGAATTATGA
- a CDS encoding peptidoglycan recognition protein family protein, whose protein sequence is MSFLFLFHLCGCQAPPAIKTQPVTVERPHIKMKPKPIIANQLDRYFVRDWKYVVVHHSASASGSASEFDKYHREKRGWENGLGYHFVIGNGKGSPDGEIEIGNRWERQINGAHAGVEKYNHYGIGICLVGNFNETYPTEAQMKSLSVLVAYLQDRCHIPPDNILTHRHCKQTECPGHNFPYYKLLANTYRF, encoded by the coding sequence ATGTCCTTTCTTTTCCTTTTTCATTTATGCGGTTGCCAAGCTCCCCCTGCCATAAAAACACAACCGGTAACCGTTGAAAGACCCCATATAAAAATGAAACCAAAACCCATTATTGCAAATCAACTGGACCGCTATTTTGTAAGGGATTGGAAATATGTGGTTGTTCACCATAGCGCTTCGGCATCAGGTTCAGCCTCAGAATTTGATAAATATCATAGAGAAAAAAGGGGCTGGGAAAATGGACTGGGATATCACTTTGTAATAGGAAACGGAAAAGGTTCTCCTGATGGGGAAATTGAAATTGGCAACAGATGGGAAAGACAGATCAACGGGGCTCATGCTGGAGTTGAAAAATACAATCATTACGGTATAGGAATATGTCTTGTAGGAAATTTTAACGAAACGTACCCGACGGAGGCGCAAATGAAATCTCTTTCCGTATTGGTAGCATACCTACAGGACAGGTGCCACATTCCTCCTGACAATATCCTGACACACAGACATTGTAAGCAGACGGAGTGCCCAGGACATAACTTCCCGTATTACAAACTACTTGCGAATACCTATCGATTTTAA
- a CDS encoding ComF family protein encodes MGDYLKTFLDLFYPRFCLHCNANLNDSREVHLCCDCKRKIPYVNNTHCIRCGTRLGPYIPTTEEGCSICREKAFHYDVLISATYYDGAIKTMIHKFKYSRQKHLSSVLDKIVRTQEKLEERIPNIDVIIPVPLYWLKKLHRGFNQSELLAFGIQKHFLKPIETKILCRIKNTASQTQLSKRQRRINIHNAFLVKYPKLVRGKNILLVDDVLTTGITASECSRKLKEAGAKSIVLLVLAVAGHNN; translated from the coding sequence ATGGGCGATTATTTAAAAACCTTTTTAGACCTGTTTTATCCTCGGTTTTGTCTTCACTGTAATGCAAATTTAAACGATTCGCGTGAAGTTCATCTTTGCTGTGATTGTAAAAGAAAGATTCCTTATGTAAATAATACGCATTGCATTCGGTGCGGAACCCGACTGGGTCCATATATTCCAACAACAGAGGAAGGCTGTAGCATATGCAGGGAAAAGGCCTTCCATTACGATGTCCTGATTTCTGCCACCTATTATGACGGGGCGATAAAAACAATGATACATAAGTTTAAATATTCCAGACAAAAACATCTGAGTAGTGTTCTGGACAAGATAGTAAGAACACAGGAGAAACTGGAAGAACGTATTCCGAATATCGATGTTATAATACCGGTGCCTCTTTATTGGCTGAAAAAATTGCACCGCGGTTTCAATCAATCAGAATTGTTAGCATTTGGAATCCAAAAACATTTTTTGAAACCTATCGAAACAAAAATCCTTTGTCGTATCAAGAATACGGCTTCCCAAACACAGCTTTCAAAAAGACAAAGACGTATAAATATACACAATGCCTTTCTTGTTAAATATCCGAAGTTGGTTAGGGGGAAAAATATATTACTTGTAGATGATGTATTAACTACTGGCATAACGGCTTCAGAATGTTCCCGAAAACTTAAAGAGGCTGGCGCTAAGTCTATTGTATTGTTAGTGTTAGCTGTTGCCGGACATAATAATTAG
- the rplU gene encoding 50S ribosomal protein L21, with product MYAIFRDRGKQYKVRVGEDHLIDLKDDIQEGENLEFNDVLVYSDEEGNTTIGPEANVNAKVITEVRGMKKGAKCMTIKFRRRKNSMTRRGHREKYTQIKIKEIVSG from the coding sequence ATGTATGCAATTTTTCGAGACAGAGGGAAACAATACAAGGTTCGGGTGGGTGAAGATCATTTAATCGATTTGAAAGACGATATTCAGGAGGGGGAGAATCTGGAATTTAATGATGTGCTGGTGTATTCGGATGAAGAAGGAAATACGACCATTGGTCCTGAAGCAAATGTAAACGCAAAGGTAATTACAGAGGTCAGGGGGATGAAAAAAGGTGCAAAGTGTATGACCATTAAATTTCGAAGAAGGAAGAATTCTATGACAAGGAGAGGTCATAGGGAGAAATATACGCAGATAAAAATTAAGGAAATAGTTTCAGGTTAG
- the ptsP gene encoding phosphoenolpyruvate--protein phosphotransferase gives MHRANRINAKVSERRVNIANSNGLHARPATKFSEIANKYTAEIRVKAKGKDIDGKSIIELLTLGAENGTELILCADGSDAEEALDALEEVVNSRFEEEFMEIRKGVAVSPGVVIREAFLFESEGFRIPRHVIGIEEVESQILRLNRAIEDSKREMHDLEKKISENLGSEVGSIFGTHSMVLDDARLRNEITDRIKKTLFTPEFAVSLALRVYIRKFQDIKDSYLAERVTDIFDVERRLLRNLLGEKREELKNLNEEVVLVAHDLTPSQTASLNTEKVKGFATDGGGRTSHTAIVARALGIPAVVGLGTITTDIFGGDTVIVDGNRGVVIVRPDEETIATYQSKAKSIHVFEKKLVTELKGQPCVTRDGKHISLSGNIEFPKEVNINLEYGAEGIGLYRTEFLYLGSLNPPTEEEHLEAYTAVIRELKDRPVILRTLDLGADKFPHSEERREGNPFLGCRSIRYCFENPSIFKIQLRAILRASAFGNLKILFPLVSSLQELRLAKHMVCEVMEELDKEKVPFNKNIEMGVMLEVPSSVMIADMLAKECDFFSIGTNDLIQYSLAVDRNNERVAYLYCPVHPAILRLLKIAIHAAEEHNIPIGICGEMGGEFEYIIPLIGMGLTKFSVAPPSIIPEIKKIVRSITYEKTKEIAETVYSFDDPEKTIKYLRAIAMKILPEAF, from the coding sequence ATGCATAGAGCTAATAGAATAAATGCAAAAGTATCGGAACGCAGGGTAAACATCGCGAATTCAAACGGATTGCATGCAAGACCCGCTACAAAGTTTTCGGAAATTGCCAATAAATATACCGCTGAAATACGTGTGAAGGCAAAAGGCAAAGACATCGATGGCAAAAGTATTATCGAGCTTCTGACACTTGGCGCGGAAAATGGAACGGAGTTGATACTTTGTGCAGATGGGTCTGACGCGGAAGAAGCGTTGGATGCTTTGGAGGAGGTAGTAAACAGCAGGTTTGAAGAAGAGTTTATGGAGATTAGGAAGGGGGTAGCCGTTTCCCCCGGAGTGGTAATTCGGGAGGCGTTTTTGTTTGAAAGCGAGGGGTTTCGTATCCCACGACATGTAATCGGAATAGAAGAGGTTGAAAGTCAAATCCTCAGATTAAACAGGGCTATCGAAGATTCAAAAAGGGAGATGCATGATTTAGAAAAGAAGATTTCTGAAAATTTAGGTTCCGAAGTCGGCTCTATATTCGGCACACATAGTATGGTTTTAGATGATGCACGGTTACGGAACGAAATTACTGATAGAATAAAAAAAACCCTTTTTACGCCGGAATTTGCAGTTTCTCTGGCATTAAGGGTTTATATTAGAAAATTTCAAGACATTAAAGATTCTTACCTGGCAGAAAGGGTGACCGACATCTTTGATGTGGAAAGGAGACTTTTAAGAAATTTACTGGGAGAAAAGAGGGAAGAACTTAAAAACCTCAACGAAGAGGTTGTTTTGGTAGCTCACGATCTCACTCCCTCACAAACAGCATCGCTGAATACGGAGAAAGTTAAAGGATTTGCAACTGATGGTGGAGGACGGACATCTCACACGGCAATAGTTGCCCGTGCATTAGGTATTCCTGCAGTGGTTGGATTAGGCACCATTACCACCGATATCTTTGGTGGCGATACCGTAATTGTTGATGGCAATAGAGGAGTTGTTATTGTCAGGCCGGACGAAGAAACAATTGCAACCTACCAAAGTAAGGCTAAGAGTATACATGTCTTCGAAAAAAAGTTAGTAACAGAACTTAAGGGTCAACCTTGTGTAACTCGTGACGGCAAACATATTTCTCTTTCTGGCAATATAGAATTTCCAAAGGAAGTTAATATAAATTTGGAATATGGTGCCGAGGGCATTGGTCTCTACAGAACAGAATTCCTTTATTTAGGGTCTCTTAATCCTCCAACTGAGGAGGAACATTTAGAGGCCTATACAGCGGTTATCCGCGAATTAAAAGATAGGCCTGTAATTCTCCGTACCCTTGACCTCGGCGCGGACAAGTTTCCTCATTCGGAGGAGAGAAGGGAAGGGAATCCTTTTTTAGGATGCCGTTCTATTCGATATTGTTTTGAAAATCCTTCTATCTTCAAGATCCAACTTAGGGCAATTTTAAGAGCTTCTGCATTCGGTAACCTGAAAATATTGTTTCCTCTTGTTTCATCACTTCAAGAGCTACGACTTGCGAAACATATGGTTTGTGAAGTCATGGAAGAGCTGGATAAAGAAAAAGTCCCTTTTAACAAAAACATTGAAATGGGCGTGATGCTTGAAGTTCCCTCTTCTGTAATGATAGCAGATATGCTGGCAAAAGAATGCGATTTCTTCAGTATCGGCACGAACGACCTTATTCAATATTCTTTGGCAGTCGATAGAAACAATGAGCGTGTGGCTTATTTATATTGTCCCGTACATCCTGCAATTTTGAGATTGTTGAAAATTGCAATACATGCTGCAGAAGAACATAATATTCCTATCGGAATCTGCGGTGAAATGGGTGGGGAATTTGAATATATTATTCCACTTATAGGAATGGGACTTACGAAATTTAGTGTGGCGCCTCCTTCCATTATTCCTGAAATTAAAAAAATTGTACGATCTATTACGTATGAAAAGACAAAAGAAATTGCTGAAACGGTTTACAGTTTTGATGACCCTGAAAAGACCATAAAATACCTGAGAGCAATTGCCATGAAAATACTTCCTGAGGCATTTTGA
- a CDS encoding 4Fe-4S binding protein, whose protein sequence is MKEQHAASGSAQPVYRKNNASNVDKNGGRRRKWYNSQKIRWAIQIAFFILVLVIGWQFYTFIKYCEAGGKGFYLPRPPGVESFLPISAIMGTKYFFGTGKINTIHPAGFVIFGTLLLTAIFFRRGFCSWICPVGAISEWEWRFGDWLLKKIPRKVSHVIRNIPTRFTAGLSLIFTPIIILLLLEIITMKSFKAPVFRQLMPAYIVAMILPFAVPRRFWSDKANDMIARAWKYTLLAFFLQMIVIKMPISQLELLYTRAPFIRVADVKMLKFFTNLSGIGLTVVLTFLIISIVNKNFWCRFFCPYGAILGILAYISPLRITRNLETCIHCEKCTRACPSYILVEKKKHVLTHECLACYDCVNACPVNDTLDMKSIGSRKKVLQWFYAILLIGFFAALTNTARLTGNWRTEISDAEYILRISEIDHPKYLHKEGQFEVE, encoded by the coding sequence ATGAAAGAACAGCATGCTGCATCAGGGTCTGCTCAACCAGTGTATCGTAAAAATAACGCATCGAATGTCGATAAAAATGGCGGAAGGAGAAGAAAATGGTATAACTCTCAGAAGATACGGTGGGCTATACAAATAGCTTTCTTTATCCTGGTTCTCGTGATCGGTTGGCAATTCTATACCTTTATCAAATACTGTGAAGCAGGTGGCAAAGGTTTTTACCTTCCACGGCCTCCCGGAGTAGAGTCTTTTCTTCCCATCAGCGCTATTATGGGGACAAAATATTTCTTTGGGACAGGAAAAATTAACACGATTCATCCGGCAGGATTTGTTATCTTCGGAACGCTTCTTTTAACGGCAATTTTCTTTAGACGTGGTTTTTGCAGTTGGATTTGCCCTGTGGGCGCTATTTCAGAATGGGAATGGCGATTTGGGGATTGGTTACTGAAAAAGATTCCCCGGAAAGTTTCCCACGTGATACGGAATATACCCACCAGGTTTACTGCGGGTTTAAGTCTTATTTTCACGCCGATTATTATTTTGCTGCTCCTTGAGATCATCACGATGAAGTCCTTTAAAGCCCCCGTATTCAGGCAATTGATGCCTGCCTATATTGTGGCAATGATATTGCCCTTTGCCGTGCCTAGGAGATTCTGGTCTGACAAGGCGAATGATATGATTGCCCGCGCCTGGAAGTATACCCTCCTGGCATTTTTTCTCCAGATGATCGTTATTAAAATGCCCATTTCACAACTTGAACTTCTCTACACCCGCGCGCCTTTTATTCGTGTGGCAGATGTAAAGATGCTGAAATTTTTTACAAATTTATCAGGAATAGGACTGACGGTTGTGCTGACATTCCTTATTATTTCAATTGTAAACAAAAACTTTTGGTGCCGTTTTTTCTGTCCGTATGGCGCCATATTGGGAATTCTTGCGTACATAAGCCCCTTAAGAATAACGAGAAATTTGGAAACGTGCATTCACTGTGAAAAATGTACGAGGGCATGTCCTTCCTATATCCTTGTGGAAAAAAAGAAACATGTTTTAACCCATGAATGTTTAGCTTGTTACGATTGCGTGAATGCCTGCCCGGTAAATGACACCCTGGATATGAAATCCATCGGAAGCCGTAAAAAGGTCCTGCAGTGGTTTTACGCCATACTGTTAATCGGTTTTTTTGCAGCCCTGACAAACACGGCGCGTCTTACAGGAAACTGGCGCACTGAAATATCTGACGCCGAGTACATCCTCAGGATTTCTGAAATAGATCATCCTAAGTATTTGCACAAGGAAGGTCAGTTTGAGGTGGAATAA
- a CDS encoding TIGR03936 family radical SAM-associated protein — MKLFERAMRRASIPIAMSKGFNPHPKMSVPLSLSVGISGKNEILELDLLPPLSIETLLTCFKKQLPNGIQILSAEVIPQSLKGSVYNATYEVVFKDAHRLKTVKIHEFLNRSSVIVYRTKNRNQKPFNVRPSVQEIVVRRNVLKMTIKMLPDGMAKPDEVLLALGMEKKKELFEIIRTKVNLNSSA; from the coding sequence ATGAAGCTCTTTGAAAGAGCTATGAGAAGGGCAAGCATTCCGATTGCCATGTCAAAGGGTTTTAATCCTCATCCGAAAATGTCTGTTCCCTTGTCTTTAAGTGTGGGGATAAGCGGTAAAAATGAAATTCTGGAGCTGGATTTATTACCTCCTCTGTCAATTGAAACGCTACTGACCTGTTTCAAAAAACAATTGCCCAACGGGATTCAGATACTTTCAGCAGAGGTTATACCGCAATCCTTAAAAGGTTCGGTTTATAATGCAACGTATGAGGTTGTTTTTAAGGATGCTCATCGCCTGAAGACAGTAAAGATTCATGAGTTTCTTAACCGATCATCCGTTATTGTTTATAGGACGAAAAACAGAAATCAAAAACCTTTTAACGTGAGACCCTCTGTTCAAGAGATTGTAGTAAGGCGCAACGTTTTAAAAATGACTATCAAGATGCTGCCTGATGGCATGGCGAAACCGGATGAAGTGCTTCTTGCGCTGGGTATGGAGAAAAAAAAAGAGCTCTTTGAAATTATCAGAACAAAGGTTAACCTTAATTCATCTGCTTAA
- a CDS encoding PTS sugar transporter subunit IIA, whose product MKLTDFIVADAMITEIKATKKEEVIREMVGALKDVQEINGEDVENVINSLMKREELGSTGIGKGVAVPHTKHNSIKKIVGAVARSTKGIDFNALDGEPVYLFFLLLSPTDSAGLHLAALERISTVIRDNDFRRFMIEAKDVRGMIETLQEMDGLQV is encoded by the coding sequence ATGAAATTGACTGATTTTATTGTGGCAGATGCGATGATTACCGAAATCAAAGCTACAAAAAAAGAAGAGGTTATTAGAGAAATGGTTGGCGCGTTAAAAGATGTGCAGGAAATTAACGGTGAAGATGTCGAGAATGTTATTAATTCCCTCATGAAAAGGGAGGAATTGGGAAGCACAGGGATTGGGAAAGGTGTCGCGGTCCCCCATACAAAACATAATAGCATAAAGAAGATCGTGGGAGCCGTTGCGCGATCAACAAAAGGCATTGATTTTAATGCTTTGGATGGAGAACCGGTATACCTGTTTTTTCTTCTCCTTTCTCCGACTGATTCGGCCGGATTGCATCTGGCGGCCCTTGAAAGAATTTCTACGGTTATCAGGGATAATGATTTCCGTCGTTTTATGATTGAGGCGAAGGATGTGAGGGGCATGATCGAAACATTACAGGAAATGGATGGCCTTCAGGTTTAA